From the Gossypium hirsutum isolate 1008001.06 chromosome A02, Gossypium_hirsutum_v2.1, whole genome shotgun sequence genome, the window atattggcatagagaggaatagtcataataataacttaacacaaattacattaattgaatctttttttttaaatatgtatatatagttatcaTTATTAGGTTTtagttgtaaaaataaatgtgCAAATGTTACCTAAACCAAATATTtcatctagaaaataaaataaaagaattatgaaaataCGTATACCGTATATAGTTTAATGGGAGTTATACGGGCAAATTATATAAAGTCGAAATGACGTAAACTTTACTATGAACTCGTAGAAGCtagtgctgataacgtgttatgaaataataaaaggaaagaacaagCTAAAGAGAAAATATCTATACAAAGAAGTAATACATTATAAGATAAACAAGagaactttttatttcatttattgtgTATCTCTACAAGCCTTATACATGCTTCTATTTATAGACCTTCTAACATAATACAATCCCTTAAGTTACAAAGAATAAATAGAggcttaattaatatataaaacccTCATAATTCCATTGGGAGTTGCTACAATGGAGGTTACAACTTTGAGCGTTATAGAATCCataataaagtaatatttataaCAGTTGAATAAATTTGAACATTTTTGTGTATTTGTATTGAGTTATATTTGTATTGTGTTTTTGTTGTGTGTAATCATGTATTGTCCAACACAGACAACCCTACTTTACTCCATgcccaattttttttctttctcataaattatttttaatttaatactataaaaatatattacaattaattcattaatataatctattttaaataatcttattataagttCTGGTCATATCTGACCTTTGtgacacaatgcctagaactacctaTAGTCACTCCTTAActtataaatagaaggataatgcgcTCTATTGCATTCGAACCCTCATCCTCCTACCTTGGCAATGTTCATGCCaattgaactaaaactcaatcagcTTAGATAATTCTTTAATGTCTATATATATAGCAAAAGtttaaaagataaaatagtaattgtaaaaagaaaaatgagaggagTAAAGAAAACATTTACCAAAAGTCATTATGATTTATTTTGcttccaattttataaaaaaattattttagttgtttatttaattttttgtcttttttagttcttaaacttacattatttgtcaaattactctaaaatgatgaaaaagttaAAGTTTATTCACTTTACTAACGTTGAATACAAGTGGACTTCACATCAGCgattaagtattttttaaaaattatttaaaaatattaaattataaaattataaaaaaattatatttttaaatttttaaaaaataataaattgctaACATGGCATACACGTGGATTGCCACATGAATACCACATAAgtaaagttaacaaacgttaagTTTTTTATCTATTATAGAGTGATTTAACAAACAACaagtttaaaggttaaaagagatgaaaataaaattatagactaaaatatttttttttaaattgaaggatcaaataatttattttatgttgcgAATACTCCACCTTCatttataaaacatcaaaaaacatACCCTCCCCTgctccaaaagaaaaaaatttcaaaagaaaaatagttaaaatgtTTTAcaagattattattttatttatccgAGATGATATTTTACAGCTCattataatttatatctttacATTGTTGAGATAATTCATAGCATCCACCATTTCCAAGTATGCGCTGCATAAATGTGGCATGCGATTATTATGGAGGGGCTTTAGCTGTGGATTAATTATAAAATAGGGGTTTAAGTGCAAAATAGTGACAGTCCTAAACTATCTTTGTCTTTGGGCTATCCGGCTtatgtctttttatttttaggctagttGGATTTTATTTAAGGCCCAAGATGGTGAACCCcagtttaatttaaaaaacactTGCGGTGAGCGTGGATCGAACACGCGACCTTCAGATCTTCAGTCTGACGCTCTCCCAACTGAGCTATCCCCGCATTTGTTTTCTTAACTTACATATATTATACTTATAAAATATAGAAACATTTACATAAAAGCAGAATATTGGAAGTGGCTGATCATAATGGAAAGCTTCTTACAATTGCGAAAAGTTgtgttttgtaattttatataacataattatttaatgtattatgttttcagaaaaaaaaaaaaaaaaagagaaagaatatcATTTTGGAAGAAGATGCAACATCTATTTTGAAGCGCCTTATATAGTCGATCGACTATTCTAAGCAAAAAATTTCATGCACTGCAGGATCAGCAGGATTAGAAGGGAAGCCAATAATGTTGCTCATCAGATGGTGAAAGCAGGTTTCAACAGCGCAAATATCCAGTTTTGGGTTGAGGAAGTACCTGATCGGGTGGTACCTGGGGTTGAAGAGGACAGGAATTGGATGGATCAACCGGGCTGACTTTGAACAGTGAGAAACTGGAAGATGGGAGATGATAGATCTCACCCATAACATGTTCGCATGTCGTGTCTCAGGTGCTTTACGATCTCTAAAATGCTTTCAGATGAAAGGGAAAGAGATTTCGAGGGTTTAGCTGAATGGCGTTAGTATTCCAGGTTTGATGTGAGAGTCTTTGGGAAAGGGGGCCTCTCAAGTCTCAATGCTTTACGATCTCTAAAATGCTTTCAGATGAAAGGGAAAGAGATTTCGAGGGTTTAGCTGAATGGCGTTAGTATTCCAGGTTTTATGTCTTCAATGCTTTGGTTTTCCAAGGCTGATGATGCCTTCATCTCTCTCTGTCGGTTTGTGCTGCCCCCACGGCACTATATTGaacctttttttctctctctaatATATTTGAACCAAACTGGATTTTATTCCAAAAATGTATTATAGATAAATAAACTAATGGAAATGATTGACATGATGAAACAGAAAGGTGAATTCTTCTCCAAACAGgagcatatttatatatttatatagatatAGATTTACTCACCTGGGTCATCACAAATAGGAGCAGTGGAAGAGCCAAGATATTAATTTTgggttaaattaaaattaaaaatgctaTGTAACaatcaatttaaatatataaataattgattaaaaaaatagtattaCAACATGGCaatcgatttaaacatataaaaatatattcaaaagaaGCAGTATTCCAACAATTAAGACGAAATAGCTATCGTTTGACTCGGTtaactatttttcattttattttcacagAAATGCTCATTACTTCACGAGCTATCATTtgacataattttaaacaaagtgaCCAAAGTTTTCTTCCTCCTCTTCAATTTAGCCGAAATTTACTATAAcattatctaaatatttttgtttcatttttacacTTCTAGGAAGTTAGAATCCGTCTCCTTATCATTTTCCAtccaaaaatatacatatttcacTTAATTTTATAAAGCTTACAAGTTTCATCAAATATCTTTTGATGGCAACTTTTAATATActtgataaaaaaaactattggtacatatatgtaaaacaagtttcaaatattcaaaatctatgaaaagttaagaaaaacataccttatacttcaaatttggaaaaaaaatgataaagaattttttttttcttcttttcttgttaAGCACCaatatgaagaagaaagatgataaaagtctctccatcttttatatatatattacttataaaatattattatgttaagttaactattaaataaatatcaatttattatttaacaaaaatatcattcaaaaGTCATCATGAGTAATTTAGTTTCTTCAAGAagattttctctttatttttctctttatttttctcaagaataaatttgttaatattatttttaatcctataaaaatattggagggcatacttatatttttaggaggattataatatatatacaaagggGAAAATTGCAAAAATCTTAAACCTTGAGGAGCCTACTTATATTTTTGGGAGGGCCATAGTGTAAATttacaaaggactaaattgaaaaaaattaaactttgggGGGGCCATGGCCCCCCTGGGTCTCAACGTGGCTCTACCACTGAACAGGAGCATGAGATAAGTAGAAAGAGAGGAAGTTGGAGAGGTTTCAAGACTGGCGGTTGATGGTGGAAAAGTAATTTGAGAAGCATAAATAAGAGCAGTTGTCAGAGAAATTTTAAGGGCTGGTGTCGGAGAAGGTGATTGTTGGGTCGAACCTGAATTATGCaacaaatatgaatgaaattcAGGAAAATTGGACACAAATATTTACTTGGAAAACCCCCCTCCgaaaaggataaaaaaaccatGGGTAAAGAAAACTTCACTAAAACTGTTAAAAATCAAACAAGGAAGTACAAGATGGAGAAACAAATACACCTaaacccaaaatataaagattcCCCAAAATTCTCACAAACTCTCTCTTGATTTGTTGCTGTTATTCTAAAATATCTAGGGTTGCTAagaggcctatttataggctaaattttaTGTACAAATATGACTAAAACATCACTAAAATAATCAAAGTTAGACTGGGAAAATATAACAGTTTAATTAGAAGAGAAACCTAGTTAAGTAAGGAATACATCGCCATGTTGTGATGTGGCATGTTGCCTCATCGAAACACCCTTCATCATGTTGTTGGGACGTGACGAATCTTCTCGTCGTGATAACGGTGTCATGTCGTCGAGGCGTTGGCTATGCCTCGTTCTGATGTCAATCTCGTTTTGTCTGAAATGCGAGGCAcactccacaaatctccaccttgactcatattttcgAAAAGCCTTTTTTGCCGAGCCTCGCTAGGGGCATAATCTTTGTCAAATGCttaccaagtctaagcaatgttCGAACTTGGAAATTGGAAGACTTTTTGTCATAATGTCTGCTGGATTGTTCTCTGTGTCGATTTTATGAATCTGAACATATTGAGTGATCACCTTTCGAACAAAGTGGTACTGAATATCtatgtgttttttttctttcgtgAGACATATGACACTTTGAGTATCACAATATAcgacaatttttttcatttttatcaaccaactCCCCAAATAGACCTCTCAATCAAATTGCTTCTTTCACAGCTTCTATGATTGCCATGTGCTCAGCTTTGGTAGTCAATAGAACCGTAGTGGCTTGAAGGGTGGTTTTCCAACTAATAATGCAATTTTCGAAGGTGAATAacttgtgagagatcttctttttTCTAGGTCTCCAGAATAATCTAAATTTACATAGCCAGTCGACTAGACCTTCTATACATCTTCCAAATTCCAAAAAAGTAATTAAAGTCCCTCTTAAATAACTTAGAATCCAATTAATAGTTTTCCAGTGTAATTTTGAGAGTTTGGCCATAAATCTATTTACTACACTAACAACATATGAAATATCGGAACGTGTACAAAACATTGCATACATTAGGCTTCCAATTGTACTAGAACAAGAAACTGAGGAAATTTCCAATTGTACTAGAACAAGAAACTGAGGAAATTTCTCTTTCTTTGTCTTCGGTTTGTGGTGAATCTGAAGTCGAAAGTCTGAAGTGGGCAACTAAGGGAGTACTAATTGGTTTAGAATCTTCCATACTAAATTGCTCAAGAATCCTTTCAATGTATTTCTGTTGTGACAGAAATATCTATTTTGAGTGTCGATCTCTCGAAATTTTCGTCTCTAAAATTTTATTAGTTGTACCAAGATCCTTCATCTCAAACTTAGAGTTAAACATGGTTTtaaatcattcaatttcaaatgaATCTTTAGCcgcaattaacatatcatcaacatgaagcaacaaataaataaatgatccATCATTTAAACTTTATAGATAAACACAATTGTCGTACTTACTTCAAAAGAAACTAATACCTACATGAAGGAACTGAACTTTTTGTACCACTGCCGAGGAAACTGCTTCAAGCCGTATAATGATTTTGAATAAGACACGCATGGTCTTCCTTTCCTTCAATTCTAGCCTTCAAGTTGCTACATGTAAATGTCCTCATCCAAATCTCCGTGAAGGAATACAATTTTCACATCTAACTACTTTAACTCGAGATTGGTTGATACAACAAGAGCTAATAGTGTCGGAATGGACATATGCTTTACATCTAGAGAGAGAacatcatgaaaatcaactccCTCCACTTGATTGTAAGCCTTTGCGACCAACCTCGCCTACTTTATAAACTGGGAGGgtttaggaaaaaaattataggcccaaaaaaatgatattggacaaaaaataagactCGCTTTCTAATTGGGACCGATCTCGGGTAGGATTTTTTTGGCCTAGGGTTGGCCCAAACTAGCCCTTACTTTCTTTTCAACTATTGTTTGTTgccattttgttgttgttttgttgCCATTGTGCTGTTGTTTTGTTGtcattgtttggatattgtatatctcttattttgttgttaattttgttactattttagatgcATTTGCTTGCTAATTAGTTACaactatcttaatgttatttaagtataaagacattttaaatatttttttgatttgttagaaaacatttattttaatatttttattatatttatgtattatatttttaaaatttatttttatataaaaaataatctaaaaattaataTGGACAAACCGAAttcgaatttaaatttttaatttaaatcgaatttagacaaaattttaaaatttttgagtgGAAAAAACCCGCGACCTAAAAAACGGGTCTCAAAAATGCGTTCTAGACGAAAGTGAAATTGGGTTAGACGAATAATTCAAAATCGTTGGGTCTAGTTAGTGCATTGATTTTCGATCTCTAAAGGCTTAATACCTCCAAAAAGTCTAATTAAACCCGTAAACGAATTAGGCTCAAGTTGGATTTCGATTATaagatttttgttttcttttgtagTTTGAATAAACGTAACTTATTACATAagtgaataataaaaatattttctttaaatataattacaaaaatataaaaaaaatatttttacttttaatatttaattaaaaaaaaggagatTTAGACCAGCTGTAGATAAGTCTGCCATTGATCAATAACATAAAGGCactaaataaggaaaataaaaaagcaaaGGACAAAAAAAATGTGCCAGCGTTTAATGAAGCatggaaataaaaagaaaattttactttcaataTCGATGACCCTTTCCCTCCCAATAAATCCATCAATATCTCACACTTAAATCTCTCCTCTCCCACCCATTTTTAACCATATCCCCCTCCCTTTCTCTTTCTCTCACACATCTAACCACACCCTTATTTTCAGGCGTTTCTTCTCAATATATATACCCAAATAGCAATTCATCATCCCTTAGATTTTGTTCTAAAAATAATCTCAtattagggttttcaacattttcaaagcagcaacaacaacaacaacttcCCATTTTGGCATATCAGGATATTTAGGGTTTACACAAGACCCAAGAAGTAATATGGGACGTGTTAAGCTGGAGATTAAGAGAATAGAAAACAACACCAATCGTCAGGTTACCTTCTCCAAGCGTAGGAATGGGTTGATTAAGAAAGCTTATGAACTTTCCATCCTATGTGACATTGATATTGCTCTTATCATGTTCTCTCCTTCCGGTCGGATTAGCCATTTTTCTGGCAGGAGAAGGTGCCACCATTTATTTCCTTACCAACATTTTTTGTAATGAACATTTTTTACATCTcatatttatatacaaatatgTTTGAGATATGAATGCTTTAAGAACAATAACATTGATTTTTAGGGTTGAAAACAATCCAAGTCTACGTTAGGGCTACGTGCATGCAATAAAGAATTCATGCATGCAGGTGCTCATTAGCTTCGTTTTCACAAAACTTTTAAAATGTTAAAGTAAGCTTTTAACCAACAGTATTGTTATTATCTGAATTTgaagttttaaatatattttagctCATGTTGCTTATTATCTTTcgtctttttcattttattttttgaactatAAGCACGCatttatttaacctttttttttctataaaaaaccAGGATCGAGGATGTCTTTATGCGTTACATTAATCTCCCTGATCGAGAAAGAGAGCAGTAACGCTTTTTAACCCTTTCATaatgttaaatattattttgcagcttatttatatttcatttaacaTGTTGATTTGGTAACATCTCAATTAATTTATCTGTTGCAGTGCTCTAATTTTCCCTGAACAAATCAGACATCCGTATGTCCTTAAaccctttttttgttttgtttaatttctCCTTAAAACTTGGAATTCATATGTTAAAGCTAATGTTCTTTATTCTTATTTTTGATGTTGCAGTGATATCCAAAACAAAGAGGTAAGAAAATGGCACGGTTAtcataattttctttttcatgaaaaatgaaaattaataaatCTCAATTCACTGAATCCTGCATTTTATGCAGTATATGCTAAGGATTCTCCAGCAGCTAAGAAGTGAAAATGATATTGCTCTTCAACTTGCCAAGTTTGTCCCCTTCTTCGCTCTCTATATTTCcagttaaacttttttttttttttcatttgcgtaatattttaattaaaatagctTATGGAGAGTTTTTGTCTCTTCTTTTTCATGGAATTTTGCTGAAAACAGTCCAACATCTTTTAACTCTGATTTTAAGGTATCATAAACATTTCTGTCTCTCATAAACCTTGGTGTGTGTTTTCTTctatgtttctttttattttttaattttgtgtattgtttgttattgtttttattacAGGAAATCCAACAGGAAATTGTAAGGTTACAACAACAACTTCAAATGGCCGAGGATCAGTTAAGGTATATATTAATGACCtgcaactaaaaataaaataatatcattccGACCCAAACAGGGCatatgaataaatacatttataattatatcaataaaaaataaaatcgaaaAAAGTTTACATTTGAATTTTAAAGTTGAGGCTAATTAATTTATGGAATCTTCAAAAACAGGGCATATGAACCTGATCCTTTTAGGTTCACATCCATGGCGGAACTAGAATCCTGTGAGAAACATCTTGTCGAAACATTAGCAAATGTTGTGCAAAGAAAGGTCGGaatctattattattactattataagaTCTTCAAAACTTTACTgcatcaataaaataataaataaaataataatgtttcgagaaataaaattaatattatatatttatccaTATTTAATAtaatctctaattcaatttaaaaacaaataCTACTAATGGCTTTTTTCCCAGACATTCAAggttttttaataatttgaattacttatttttaaatggtttaactaaaataatattgaattagagaaatatattaaataaattgaattagaaaatatattaaatattaatgaatGTACAATATTAATGAATGTACAATATTAATTTAtctcttaaaaatttaataagatgttattattttattaatgcttaaaaactaaaatatttaggATCATCCTAATACAATTATTTCCTTATtataccttttttcttttttaagaaaaatttaaatttcgatGCCTTTGGTTTACAGGAATATATATTGAGCAACCATTTATCCTCTTATGATCCATCTCCTATAcaggtaataaatatatatatatatattattttgcaATAAAACAAATCAATGGTAACCTCGGCAACTTCAAAACTTTTCGGATTTGAAATCAACCTATTGAAaactatgaatttttttttttgttttgttttgtttggaTTGGTGCAGCAAGGATTGCCTCCATCTTTCGAGAATGAGGTTGTCAATTGGCTGCCTGATAATGGTCAAAACCAATCCCAAATCTTTGATGCGTCAGCATCTCTAAATCCTCTCAGGTACTCGCCATTTTCAGTTCCAAAACTTAATCctgcaaaaaaaaattactaaaaaaaatttcgaCCTCAATAATCTTTCATGAAAAAGAATGTTGATATTAAAATtcgaattttatatttattactgGCTAACTTTTAAGAGTAATTGGATGATAAGAATAAGTTGTTCATACAATTTAGGGATCTTTCATCCACGGTCTACGATCCATTGTTGCAAGGAAGCATGTCAAATGTGGATCCTCACAACATAGGAGATCAATGCCACGTCTCAAATCCGAATACTGAAAATTTCGCACCATGGCCTCAGTCATTTGCTTCAACTGGGCTTCAGTCTAACTCCATGCCACCAACCTTGTATTCCCACgttcaggttttttttttcccttctaatTGCTAAGTTTTCCATAGTTTTTCTCTTTAATATATAAAAGGGTTTAATAATGTAATCATATGTGTTGGAAATAGCAGCATGGAATGGTGGATCATCAGGAAATGGCAGAAATGGTACCGAGTGATCAGCAAATGGAAATTCCTGGGAACTATAATTCACATGGTCAGATGGCAGACAATGAAGGTTCAAACTATGAGAACAGAGTTCATGAACACAATGGGCAATGACGTTGCAAGATTATTCAAAAACAACTTCAACTTCACCTTCACCTTCAATTGCTGTTGTAATATTCAAAAACCTAGGCCATGCTTCCTTGGGATAGAAGCACCCTAGTATAATTGTACCATGCCACacaccatttttttttctaatctaTTTTGCAATACATTTTCTAgatatataattgaaaaaaaaaagaaaaagagaatatcATTCATTAACATATGGTTTTGTTTCAACTGCATATTTATTAGTAGTACTTTTTCGTCTTAGTTTTTCAATTTTACTGCCAATGTGTGAGAGGTAATTGTAATACAATTATTAATATATCGAGGTTGTCAAATTTGGATACATGTACCTATCTAAACATTTCTACATATCTTAAAAGggataaatagaaaaaaatacacatgggttttcttttcttttcttttctttttttctcaacCAAGAAGGCAGACTCAGCACATTACAATAAGCACTGAAGCTAATCATCCAGTACATCAAGAAAACCCCAACTCCATAACTTGATCCTCTGACCAAGTTCAGTTTTCATTGTTCAATACAGAAACTGCTTATTTGCCCTTTTCCAATTACACTTTTATGGCTTAAACGCCTCAAAAGACAAGAAAAATTGCTTTTACTAattgtttattataatttatattagtgACATATTGTGCACAAACGCAGTGAACTAATACTTTTTTAGAACATAAAAGATTTAATATCTAAATTTCTAAACCACTTCCATCCTCATCTTTTCCTTGAGAGCCTGCATGACCTCACATAATGGCCTATGAAACACATTCAATCCCCACGTCATCTCTGCTACTAAGTTCTCCGGGGTATCTGCGACTCTGTTCCCTTCTCTACACATTTGCACCATCCTCATAACCTAACCCTACTGTCTCAACCCTAAAATCATCCGGGTTAACACACATGAGGCCCATCAGTCGTTCGATTACACAACTGCTGCACCACTATTTTACTATCCATTTCTAGAATAACATGTCGACATCCAAGTAACTAGGCTTGCACCAGTCCGTCATAAGTGCCCCACAACCCCGCTTCCATCATCGAACAGGATCCAATATTTTGCCCCAACCCAATCAACCAAAAAGACATTATGATCACAGTaacttttacatttaatttttaaaccaaaataaaagttACTTTTTTAATAACGAAAGTAACTTTTTATGTTCGTTGTAAATtcattgatgaatgttgatatAACTcgcaaaagttacaaaaatttattttttctataacccgtgtttttatttttttattttttatgtttttgtaagacCTACAATAAAaatctaaatataatataataattaaattaagccaattattttatataaacataattaaatatagtCCAACATAATCAAAAACATAATCCAAATATAAATACATAGTaacaataaaaaagaagaagcccAACTTGCATATCCATGGCTTTGTTTATAGTCTCCCTCATGGCCTCTTTCATCCAGGAGCTTCTCCTATTCTTGCTTCAACAATGAATTTTCATGTCGCTCTTGTATAGCTTGCAAATTGGCGCAACTCCATTAACACTGGCAAAGAAAAATGTTCAACCAATCAATTTTATGTATAGCACCAACCTTTGTCATTGTTTATAAAAGCAATATCAGAGGAATAAATCCAAAGTTAACAGTAGCAAGAAAGTTTATGAAACCAAGAGAATGTCAACAtctaaaaatcacaaaatatagtttataaaacacaaaattaAGAAAGGTTCGAAGCAGACGTAACACCACAAGAAACATGTACCTCTGGATTCTAACAATGAACAAAAGCTTAACTCCTGGATCGACATAGAAACCTCCTTTCCACTTTGCCTCCCGCTTCAATTGAATCAACTCTTTTTAAATATCCTACTAAATAGCCCATGCATCCTATTGGAAGCAAaaggtaaaattttcaaatgactCATAATCAAAGAAAACAAGATTGGACAATGATTATTCAAGGATCATTACATTTGTAGGAAGGGTTTTCTCAAAGAGATTCTTTGATGGTGGTGACCATGATAGGACCGGATAACCTATACAACAACTTATGAGTTCCAATAACAAGAATGATTTCAACAGTTATAGGGATAAAATATCCTTCTGAAGTTCTTATTAATCCAAAGCAGTAAGTCTAAGCAGTTCTGACCTTATTCTGTTCAAGGTCCCTGCATTTAACTTGCTTATCATCACAAGCAGAGAACATATGTTCGTGTTTACTACTGACAGTGAGTTCTGTGAATAGAATATAAATATCGAATTATTTGGAATCCATGATTGAAAATCATCCACAGCATGGTTAACCCGTAAAAACTATTCACACCTTAGAAATTTCTCAAAACAAACCTCGTACCTGATCAATGTGTCCAGTCAGTGTAAGCTTTAGCCTTCCCCTTTCTACATCCCATATCTAGCATGCCAAAATCAAGACGACAAAAAGACAATAGTCATTCTCAAAAAGTAATGAATGGATTTTCA encodes:
- the LOC107952569 gene encoding agamous-like MADS-box protein AGL104 isoform X1, translated to MGRVKLEIKRIENNTNRQVTFSKRRNGLIKKAYELSILCDIDIALIMFSPSGRISHFSGRRRIEDVFMRYINLPDREREHALIFPEQIRHPDIQNKEYMLRILQQLRSENDIALQLANPTSFNSDFKEIQQEIVRLQQQLQMAEDQLRAYEPDPFRFTSMAELESCEKHLVETLANVVQRKEYILSNHLSSYDPSPIQQGLPPSFENEVVNWLPDNGQNQSQIFDASASLNPLRDLSSTVYDPLLQGSMSNVDPHNIGDQCHVSNPNTENFAPWPQSFASTGLQSNSMPPTLYSHVQQHGMVDHQEMAEMVPSDQQMEIPGNYNSHGQMADNEGSNYENRVHEHNGQ
- the LOC107952569 gene encoding agamous-like MADS-box protein AGL104 isoform X2, encoding MGRVKLEIKRIENNTNRQVTFSKRRNGLIKKAYELSILCDIDIALIMFSPSGRISHFSGRRRIEDVFMRYINLPDREREHALIFPEQIRHPDIQNKEYMLRILQQLRSENDIALQLANPTSFNSDFKEIQQEIVRLQQQLQMAEDQLRAYEPDPFRFTSMAELESCEKHLVETLANVVQRKEYILSNHLSSYDPSPIQQGLPPSFENEVVNWLPDNGQNQSQIFDASASLNPLRDLSSTVYDPLLQGSMSNVDPHNIGDQCHVSNPNTENFAPWPQSFASTGLQSNSMPPTLYSHVQHGMVDHQEMAEMVPSDQQMEIPGNYNSHGQMADNEGSNYENRVHEHNGQ